A region from the Chthoniobacterales bacterium genome encodes:
- a CDS encoding HdeD family acid-resistance protein, whose product MVPRKNRFHRAGFAATFSLAMTSNTTRNSPAWTMFQGILLIVLGALAIIFPLVASIAVEQLFAALLLIAGGYALAAALGRKESGFAHRMVSALWAVLTLATGLLLLFKIGAGVLTLTILLASYFAAQGIVTIISAFRFSGTGTMWMMLLSGVVSLVLSWMIFSGFPGSAVWLLGLLFGINLMFTGAFFISMSSALKAQEA is encoded by the coding sequence ATGGTTCCCCGAAAAAATCGCTTCCATCGCGCCGGATTCGCGGCCACGTTTTCGCTTGCCATGACTTCCAACACCACTCGGAACTCGCCAGCCTGGACAATGTTCCAGGGAATCCTCCTCATCGTGCTCGGTGCGCTTGCCATCATCTTCCCGCTTGTCGCCAGCATTGCGGTGGAGCAACTGTTCGCCGCCCTGCTGCTCATTGCGGGCGGCTATGCCCTTGCCGCCGCCCTCGGCAGGAAGGAGTCGGGCTTCGCCCACCGCATGGTTTCCGCCCTGTGGGCCGTTCTCACGCTGGCCACAGGTCTGCTGCTGTTGTTCAAGATCGGAGCAGGCGTCCTTACGCTCACCATTTTGCTGGCTTCGTATTTTGCCGCGCAGGGCATAGTCACCATTATCTCCGCGTTCCGTTTCTCCGGGACTGGAACCATGTGGATGATGCTCTTGAGCGGGGTTGTTTCACTTGTTCTGTCGTGGATGATATTCAGCGGTTTCCCGGGCTCCGCTGTTTGGCTGCTCGGACTGCTCTTTGGTATCAACCTCATGTTCACCGGCGCCTTCTTCATCTCGATGTCGTCCGCCCTCAAGGCACAAGAAGCCTGA
- a CDS encoding SLC13 family permease, with translation MTWEIAVVLGLVAFALVQFVREKWPLDLTGLAVFAILLLLSQLPGGSAFPDAARLLKVFANPAPLTVAAMFVLTYALERTGAISRALVALESVGNLGPRGLLLLMMLAAGFVSAFINNTPVVVVGLPVAIHLAKRAGVPASIFLIPLSYAAVFGGCCTLVGTSTNLLGSGLLADAGQKPLGMFEIGAVGLPLAIIGTLYTVWAAPKLLPVRRMLAEDLGGEDGISEYAVEATVHPRSPVIGKTLAEAGFGPRTGMRIIEVLRRGEPVFDPLDTVRLEEGDHLVIAGAPKSVASILGMQGVNLKAESGKTGEFLAAHETHLAEAIVGPLSEIAGRSLRDINFRQRFGLVVLAVHRRGLNLSRGFESVPLQAGDTLLLMGSEPSLNQLRRSSDLLLLDRTRVPTSAQKASAPLVFTTLAAVIVVSAFEWLPIEVAAIAGCVLLMVAGAIKPREAYGSVDWPLMFLIYTTLALGVAMESTGAARYIAEGMVQTSAGWFSDAWKPVAMLAAIYLLTVIITEVLSNNATVVLMMPIALGIATQLGLDVRPFAVAIILGSSAGFATPIGYQTNTFVYSAGGYKFTDFLRIGLPLNLLYLVGAAILIPLVWPLHK, from the coding sequence ATGACTTGGGAAATCGCAGTTGTGCTCGGACTTGTCGCCTTTGCGCTTGTGCAATTCGTGCGCGAGAAGTGGCCGCTCGATCTCACCGGTCTCGCGGTATTCGCGATCCTGCTTTTGCTTTCGCAGTTGCCCGGCGGAAGCGCATTTCCTGATGCGGCACGCTTGTTGAAAGTGTTCGCCAACCCGGCGCCCCTTACGGTTGCGGCGATGTTCGTCCTGACCTACGCCCTCGAAAGGACCGGAGCGATCAGTCGCGCGCTCGTTGCACTCGAGAGCGTCGGCAACTTGGGGCCGCGCGGTTTGCTTCTCTTGATGATGCTCGCCGCGGGCTTTGTGTCGGCCTTCATCAACAACACACCTGTCGTGGTTGTCGGCTTGCCCGTTGCGATCCACCTCGCCAAGCGCGCCGGCGTTCCGGCGTCCATTTTTCTGATCCCCCTCTCCTATGCGGCGGTTTTCGGCGGCTGTTGCACCCTTGTCGGCACCAGCACCAACCTCCTTGGCAGCGGCCTGCTTGCCGATGCCGGGCAGAAACCGCTCGGCATGTTCGAGATCGGAGCGGTCGGACTGCCATTGGCGATCATCGGCACCCTTTACACGGTGTGGGCTGCGCCGAAGCTTCTGCCCGTGCGACGGATGCTCGCCGAAGACCTCGGCGGCGAAGATGGCATTTCGGAATACGCCGTCGAGGCGACCGTGCATCCCCGATCGCCCGTGATCGGCAAGACCCTTGCCGAGGCGGGGTTCGGCCCGCGCACGGGCATGCGCATCATCGAAGTGTTGCGCCGAGGGGAACCGGTCTTCGACCCATTGGACACCGTGCGGTTGGAAGAGGGCGACCACCTCGTGATTGCGGGTGCGCCGAAAAGCGTTGCCTCGATTCTCGGCATGCAGGGGGTGAACTTGAAAGCAGAGAGCGGAAAGACCGGCGAGTTCCTTGCCGCGCACGAGACGCATTTGGCCGAGGCCATCGTCGGCCCGCTCTCGGAAATCGCCGGGCGCAGCCTTCGCGACATCAATTTCCGCCAGCGCTTCGGTCTCGTTGTTCTGGCGGTCCACCGTCGCGGTCTCAATCTCAGCCGCGGTTTCGAGTCCGTGCCGCTCCAGGCCGGCGACACTTTGCTGTTGATGGGCAGCGAACCCAGCCTCAACCAACTGCGCCGCAGCAGCGACCTGCTTCTGCTTGACCGGACGCGTGTCCCCACGTCCGCGCAGAAGGCGAGCGCCCCGTTGGTCTTCACGACACTCGCTGCGGTGATTGTTGTTTCCGCCTTCGAATGGCTTCCGATTGAAGTCGCCGCCATCGCCGGATGTGTGCTGCTGATGGTCGCGGGCGCTATCAAGCCCCGGGAGGCATACGGGTCGGTTGATTGGCCGCTGATGTTTCTTATCTACACGACACTGGCTCTCGGAGTTGCCATGGAGTCGACCGGCGCTGCGCGCTACATCGCGGAGGGCATGGTGCAAACGTCAGCCGGGTGGTTCAGCGATGCTTGGAAGCCCGTGGCCATGCTGGCTGCCATTTACCTGCTGACTGTCATAATCACGGAAGTGCTTTCGAACAACGCGACGGTTGTTCTCATGATGCCGATAGCGCTTGGTATCGCCACCCAGCTCGGTCTCGACGTCCGTCCTTTCGCTGTGGCGATCATCTTGGGATCCAGCGCCGGCTTCGCCACGCCGATCGGCTACCAGACGAACACTTTTGTTTATTCAGCGGGAGGATACAAGTTCACCGACTTTCTGCGGATCGGGTTGCCGCTCAATCTTCTCTACCTCGTGGGGGCCGCAATCCTCATCCCGCTCGTCTGGCCCCTGCACAAATGA